Proteins from one Triticum aestivum cultivar Chinese Spring chromosome 7A, IWGSC CS RefSeq v2.1, whole genome shotgun sequence genomic window:
- the LOC123150153 gene encoding sucrose:sucrose 1-fructosyltransferase, which produces MESSRGILIPGTPPLPYAYEPLPSSSADANGQEDRRITGGVRWRAWAAVLAVGALVVAAAVFGASRVDRDAVASSVPATAEHGVLEKASGPYSASGGFPWSNAMLQWQRTGYHFQPEKNYQNDPNGPVYYKGWYHFFYQHNPGGTGWGNISWGHAVSRDMVHWRHLPLAMVPEHWYDIEGVLTGSITVLPDGRVILLYTGNTETFAQVTCLAEAAEPSDPLLREWVKHPANPVVYPPPGIGMKDYRDPTTAWFDNSDNTWRIIIGSKNDTDHSGIVFTYKTKDFVSYELIPGYLYRGPAGTGMYECIDLFAVGGGRAASDMYNSTAEDVLYVLKESSDDDRRDYYALGRFDAAANTWTPIDTEQELGVALRYDYGRYDASKSFYDPVKQRRIVWGYVVETDSWSADAAKGWANLQSIPRTVALDEKTRTNLIQWPVEELDTLRINTTDLSGISVGAGSVVSLPLHQTSQLDIEASFRINASTIEALNEVDVGYNCTMTSGAATRGALGPFGILVLANVALTEQTAVYFYVSKGLDGGLRTHFCHDELRSTHATDVAKEVVGSTVPVLDGEDFSVRVLVDHSIVQSFVMGGRMTATSRAYPTEAIYAAAGVYLFNNATGASITAEKLVVHDMDSSYNRIFTDEDLLVLD; this is translated from the exons ATGGAGTCGTCACGCGGCATCCTCATCCCCGGCACGCCGCCGCTGCCCTACGCGTACGAGCCGCTGCCCTCCTCCTCCGCCGACGCCAACGGCCAGGAGGACCGGCGGATCACCGGCGGCGTGAGGTGGCGCGCGTGGGCCGCCGTGCTGGCCGTGGGGgcgctcgtcgtcgccgccgcggtCTTTGGGGCCAGCAGGGTCGACCGGGACGCGGTGGCCTCCTCCGTACCGGCTACAGCGGAACATGGCGTGCTGGAGAAGGCGTCCGGGCCATACTCCGCCAGCGGCGGCTTCCCGTGGAGCAACGCCATGCTGCAGTGGCAGCGCACCGGCTACCATTTCCAGCCGGAGAAGAACTACCAGAACG ATCCCAACG GTCCGGTGTACTACAAAGGATGGTACCACTTCTTCTACCAGCACAACCCGGGGGGCACCGGGTGGGGCAACATCTCATGGGGCCATGCCGTGTCGCGGGACATGGTCCACTGGCGTCACCTACCGCTCGCCATGGTGCCCGAGCACTGGTACGACATCGAGGGTGTCCTCACCGGATCCATCACCGTGCTCCCCGATGGCAGGGTCATCCTGCTCTACACAGGGAACACCGAGACGTTCGCGCAGGTGACCTGCCTCGCGGAGGCCGCTGAACCAAGCGACCCCCTCCTCCGCGAGTGGGTCAAGCACCCCGCCAACCCCGTCGTGTACCCGCCCCCTGGCATCGGCATGAAGGACTACCGTGACCCAACCACGGCATGGTTCGACAACTCTGACAACACGTGGCGCATCATCATTGGCTCCAAGAACGACACCGATCACTCCGGCATCGTCTTCACGTACAAGACCAAAGACTTCGTCAGCTACGAGCTGATACCGGGATACTTGTACCGTGGCCCCGCCGGCACCGGCATGTACGAGTGCATCGATCTATTTGCCGTGGGCGGCGGTCGCGCCGCCAGTGACATGTACAATTCGACGGCCGAGGACGTGCTGTACGTGCTCAAGGAGAGCAGCGACGACGACCGGCGCGACTATTACGCGCTCGGGAGGTTCGACGCAGCGGCCAACACATGGACGCCGATCGACACCGAGCAGGAACTCGGCGTCGCGCTGCGGTACGACTATGGCAGGTACGACGCGTCCAAGTCCTTCTACGACCCCGTGAAGCAGCGGCGGATCGTCTGGGGGTACGTCGTCGAGACCGACTCCTGGAGCGCCGACGCCGCCAAGGGGTGGGCCAACCTCCAG TCGATTCCGAGGACGGTGGCGCTGGACGAGAAGACCCGGACGAACCTCATCCAATGGCCGGTGGAGGAGCTCGATACCCTCCGCATCAACACCACCGATCTTAGCGGCATCAGTGTCGGTGCTGGATCCGTCGTCTCCCTCCCTCTCCACCAGACCTCCCAACTCGACATCGAGGCATCCTTCCGCATCAACGCCTCCACCATTGAGGCACTCAACGAGGTCGACGTCGGCTACAACTGCACCATGACCAGCGGCGCCGCCACCCGTGGCGCGCTCGGCCCCTTTGGCATTCTCGTTCTTGCCAACGTCGCCCTGACAGAACAGACGGCGGTGTACTTTTATGTGTCCAAGGGCCTCGACGGTGGTCTTCGGACGCACTTCTGCCACGATGAGTTGCGGTCGACACATGCTACCGATGTGGCGAAGGAGGTAGTTGGTAGCACGGTACCGGTGCTCGACGGCGAGGATTTTTCCGTTAGGGTGCTCGTGGACCACTCCATCGTGCAGAGCTTCGTGATGGGCGGGAGGATGACGGCGACGTCAAGGGCCTACCCGACGGAGGCCATTTACGCGGCGGCGGGGGTCTACCTGTTCAACAATGCCACCGGCGCCAGCATCACCGCTGAGAAGCTCGTCGTGCACGACATGGATTCGTCGTACAACCGGATATTCACAGACGAAGACTTGTTAGTCCTCGATTAG